One genomic segment of Rivularia sp. PCC 7116 includes these proteins:
- a CDS encoding family 10 glycosylhydrolase — protein sequence MASSSARFPDITNHWARPFIEALARRGILNGYPDGKFRPDNSVTRAEFAAIITTTFSRIPKKREYVSFVDVPENYWAASAIQKAYETVFITGFPNNYFRPGNRIQRINALLSIISGLGMTSKVSNDLLPVLGQIYRDAYKIPDYAKPTAAITTRAGMVASHPNPNLLNPTLAATRADISVFVYQALVWLGEEQPISSQYIVNPPANTNIPAPPPGSVQIEPQREFRGAWVASVWNSDWPSRAGLSADRQKAELIQLLDKLQELNFNALILQVRPEGDALYDSKYEPWSAWLTGIQGKSPGYDPLEFAIAQCHKRNIEFHAWFNPYRASTSYRRVKNVSPHIAETNPEVVYRWGTQLWMDPGAKVVQDRIYNVIMDVVRRYDVDGIHLDDYFYPYPIRNLSFPDSKTYAAYRNTGGRLSLNDWRRNNVNIMMRRLWQGINSAKSHVKFGISPFGIYRPGQPAGIKGLDAYGTLYADAKKWLQQGWLDYIAPQLYWRIDQTSQSYPVLLRWWTSINSQQRHVYAGNTVARLDGKAWKQREIIKQVTISRSLREQLSLGNIFFSASAIEENRQGIAEKFKSLLYKEPALVPTMPWKDVIPPTSPVAVQTDNLKITWRSTSGEIRSWTLYQKIGNNWKLQKVLPEQTTETTVEPGTYALCAVDRMSNQSAGIVVNI from the coding sequence ATGGCATCATCATCTGCCCGCTTCCCGGATATTACAAACCACTGGGCGCGTCCTTTTATTGAGGCTTTGGCGCGTCGAGGTATTTTAAACGGCTATCCTGACGGTAAGTTTCGCCCCGATAATTCAGTCACTCGTGCTGAATTTGCCGCCATAATTACTACTACGTTTTCCCGAATTCCCAAAAAACGCGAATACGTCTCATTTGTAGATGTCCCCGAAAACTATTGGGCGGCTTCTGCGATTCAAAAAGCTTACGAAACAGTATTTATTACCGGCTTTCCCAACAATTATTTTCGCCCTGGAAACAGGATTCAAAGAATAAATGCGCTTTTGAGTATTATTAGTGGGTTGGGAATGACATCAAAGGTGTCCAACGATTTATTACCCGTGCTTGGACAAATCTATCGGGATGCTTACAAAATCCCAGATTATGCTAAACCTACCGCCGCTATTACTACCCGCGCCGGTATGGTAGCAAGTCATCCAAATCCGAACTTACTCAATCCTACTTTAGCCGCAACTCGCGCCGATATTTCGGTTTTTGTTTATCAAGCTTTGGTTTGGCTGGGCGAAGAACAACCTATTTCTTCACAATATATAGTTAACCCACCAGCTAATACCAATATACCAGCACCACCACCAGGAAGCGTTCAAATCGAGCCGCAAAGAGAATTTCGCGGTGCTTGGGTTGCATCGGTTTGGAATAGTGACTGGCCTTCGCGTGCCGGATTATCAGCAGATCGGCAAAAGGCTGAGTTGATTCAACTGCTCGACAAATTACAAGAATTAAACTTTAACGCTTTAATATTACAGGTTCGTCCCGAAGGAGATGCCTTGTATGATTCCAAATACGAACCTTGGAGTGCTTGGTTAACCGGAATTCAAGGAAAATCACCTGGATATGACCCCTTAGAATTTGCGATCGCACAATGTCACAAGCGCAATATCGAGTTTCATGCTTGGTTTAATCCTTACCGTGCCAGCACTTCTTACCGCAGAGTCAAAAATGTTTCTCCTCATATTGCCGAAACTAATCCAGAAGTAGTTTACCGTTGGGGCACTCAATTATGGATGGACCCCGGTGCAAAGGTAGTACAGGATAGAATCTACAATGTGATTATGGATGTGGTGCGGCGTTACGATGTTGACGGCATTCACCTAGACGATTATTTCTATCCTTATCCCATCCGTAATTTATCGTTCCCGGATAGCAAAACCTATGCAGCTTATCGCAATACTGGCGGCAGATTAAGTTTAAATGACTGGCGCAGAAATAATGTCAATATAATGATGCGGCGCTTATGGCAAGGTATTAATTCCGCTAAATCTCATGTCAAATTTGGTATTAGTCCTTTCGGAATTTACCGTCCTGGGCAACCTGCTGGAATTAAGGGCTTAGACGCTTACGGCACACTGTACGCCGATGCCAAAAAATGGTTGCAGCAAGGCTGGTTGGATTATATTGCACCGCAACTATATTGGCGTATCGACCAAACCTCGCAAAGTTATCCGGTACTATTGCGCTGGTGGACGAGTATCAATTCCCAGCAGCGACATGTTTATGCAGGTAACACGGTTGCACGTTTAGATGGCAAAGCTTGGAAACAAAGAGAAATCATCAAGCAAGTAACTATCAGCCGCAGTTTACGCGAACAACTATCATTAGGAAATATTTTCTTTAGTGCTAGTGCAATTGAAGAAAATCGTCAAGGTATCGCTGAAAAATTCAAATCTTTATTATATAAAGAACCTGCATTAGTTCCTACAATGCCCTGGAAAGATGTCATACCGCCAACATCACCAGTTGCGGTACAAACAGATAACCTAAAAATTACTTGGCGCTCTACTAGTGGCGAAATCCGCTCTTGGACTCTTTATCAAAAGATTGGTAACAACTGGAAGCTGCAAAAAGTGTTACCAGAACAAACAACCGAAACCACTGTTGAACCAGGAACTTATGCTTTATGTGCCGTCGATAGAATGTCTAATCAAAGTGCAGGGATAGTCGTAAATATTTAG
- a CDS encoding NupC/NupG family nucleoside CNT transporter has translation MMRLISLLGIFAFVGISYSLSVNRRAIRWVPVLWGIALQLVFGILILRTKPGFVVFKFLGDVVSQFLNYSDAGAKFVFGDNFEEHYIAFKVLPTIIFFSSFITILYHYGILQRIVQVVANVMMKTMKTSGSESLSAAANIFVGQSEAPLLIKPYVATMTRSELHAVMTGGFATIAGGVMAAYISFGVSAEHLIAASVMSAPAALAVSKILYPETESSPTAGEVKIEVKSDYSNAIDAAATGASEGMKLALNVAAMLIAFLGLLALANGILGYIGSRTGLPQLSLEWIFSYLLAPVAWLMGVPWADCGQVGILLGKKTILNEFIAYQDLQKMVAESAISERARIIATYALCGFSNIGSIGIQIGGIGAIAPNRQADLAQMGIRAMIGGAIACFMTSCIAGMLL, from the coding sequence ATTATGCGTTTAATATCGTTGTTGGGAATCTTTGCATTCGTAGGAATTTCTTATAGTTTGTCGGTTAACCGTCGTGCTATTCGTTGGGTGCCGGTACTGTGGGGGATTGCTTTGCAGCTAGTTTTCGGAATTTTAATTCTGAGAACAAAACCCGGTTTTGTGGTGTTCAAATTTCTTGGGGATGTAGTCAGTCAATTTCTCAACTATTCCGATGCGGGAGCCAAATTCGTATTTGGTGACAACTTTGAAGAACACTACATCGCATTCAAAGTACTACCGACAATCATCTTTTTCTCTTCATTCATCACTATTTTGTACCACTACGGTATTTTGCAAAGAATAGTGCAGGTAGTTGCTAACGTGATGATGAAAACCATGAAAACATCAGGCTCCGAATCCCTTAGTGCTGCTGCGAATATCTTTGTCGGGCAATCCGAAGCGCCTTTATTAATCAAACCCTATGTAGCAACCATGACTCGTTCCGAATTACATGCGGTTATGACGGGGGGCTTCGCCACAATTGCAGGTGGGGTAATGGCTGCATATATTTCCTTTGGCGTGTCAGCAGAACATTTAATCGCTGCTTCAGTAATGTCTGCACCCGCAGCATTAGCAGTTTCTAAAATACTTTATCCCGAAACCGAATCATCCCCTACCGCAGGGGAAGTTAAAATCGAGGTGAAGAGTGACTACTCCAACGCTATTGACGCAGCCGCAACTGGTGCTAGTGAAGGGATGAAATTAGCGTTAAATGTAGCCGCGATGTTGATTGCTTTTTTAGGATTATTAGCCTTGGCAAACGGTATTCTAGGTTATATTGGCTCCCGCACTGGTTTACCGCAACTTTCATTAGAATGGATATTTTCTTACCTACTCGCACCTGTAGCTTGGTTGATGGGCGTACCTTGGGCAGATTGCGGGCAAGTGGGAATATTGCTGGGTAAAAAGACGATTTTAAACGAATTTATTGCCTACCAAGATTTGCAAAAAATGGTAGCAGAATCTGCGATTTCCGAAAGAGCAAGAATAATTGCCACTTATGCTCTATGTGGATTTTCTAATATTGGTTCCATCGGTATTCAAATAGGTGGAATCGGAGCCATAGCCCCCAACCGTCAAGCCGACTTAGCCCAAATGGGAATTAGAGCCATGATTGGTGGTGCGATCGCCTGTTTCATGACATCCTGTATTGCCGGAATGTTGTTGTAA